One window from the genome of Chrysemys picta bellii isolate R12L10 chromosome 15, ASM1138683v2, whole genome shotgun sequence encodes:
- the GNB1L gene encoding guanine nucleotide-binding protein subunit beta-like protein 1 isoform X1, with product MALPPPDPQFVLRGTSAEVHTLHFYCGGQEPDYPILFSGSSNGLIHVWNLKTRRVDTILDGHGGKSVYWVEAIYGRDRLLSQGRNQKICLWDLAEGRNTVTDSVFTENVGFCKCSLLKVAQGHWLMAMPGKDLDEVQVLELPSKTSVCTLKPEADAKPGMPMCLKLWQPDFGSCPFLLAGYEDGSVILWNLSGGKILSRLACHQEPVMSLDFDSEKTKGVSGSSEEVLTVWSLDEQQNLKVQKTHKLVNAGIADVAIRQDKKILATAGWDHRIRIFGWKKLKPLAILDYHTATVHCVSFSDHSRPSERLLAAGSKDHRISIWSIYNQTSGALHCPLETRKPD from the exons ATGGCTCTTCCACCTCCAGACCCACAGTTTGTTCTACGGGGTACTAGTGCTGAAGTCCATACTCTACATTTTTATTGTGGAGGCCAAGAACCCGATTACCCCATTCTCTTCTCTGG GTCTTCCAATGGGCTGATCCATGTCTGGAACCTGAAGACACGCAGGGTCGATACAATTCTAGATGGCCATGGAGGAAAATCTGTGTACTGGGTGGAAGCAATCTATGGCAGAGACAGGCTCCTCAG CCAGGGTCGTAACCAAAAGATCTGCCTCTGGGATTTGGCAGAAGGAAGGAACACAGTGACAGATTCTGTTTTCACTGAGAACGTGGGATTCTGCAAATGTTCACTGCTGAAGGTGGCACAGGGACATTGGCTAATGGCCATGCCAGGAAAAGACCTAGATGAG GTTCAGGTTTTGGAGCTGCCATCCAAGACATCAGTCTGTACCTTGAAGCCAGAGGCGGATGCCAAACCGGGCATGCCCATGTGTCTGAAGCTATGGCAG CCTGACTTTGGTTCATGTCCTTTTCTTCTGGCTGGCTACGAGGACGGATCAGTGATTCTGTGGAATTTATCAGGGGGAAAAATATTAAGCCGACTTGCTTGCCACCAGGAGCCAGTGATGAGCCTTGACTTTGACTCTGAAAAGACGAAGGGGGTCTCGGGCTCATCTGAGGAGGTGCTTACCGTCTGGAGCCTCGATGAGCAGCAGAATTTAAAG GTTCAGAAAACACACAAACTCGTCAATGCTGGGATTGCTGATGTTGCCATCCGCCAGGACAAGAAGATCCTGGCAACAGCAGGGTGGGATCATCGTATCAGGATCTTTGGCTGGAAGAAACTGAAGCCCTTGGCAATACTGGACTACCACACAGCAACTGTCCACTGTGTATCCTTCTCAGATCACAGTAGGCCAAGTGAAAGACTGCTGGCAGCTGGCTCAAAAGATCACCGCATTAGTATCTGGTCAATCTATAATCAAACCTCAGGTGCTTTGCACTGTCCTTTGGAAACTAGAAAGCCGGACTGA
- the GNB1L gene encoding guanine nucleotide-binding protein subunit beta-like protein 1 isoform X2: MALPPPDPQFVLRGTSAEVHTLHFYCGGQEPDYPILFSGSSNGLIHVWNLKTRRVDTILDGHGGKSVYWVEAIYGRDRLLSQGRNQKICLWDLAEGRNTVTDSVFTENVGFCKCSLLKVAQGHWLMAMPGKDLDEPDFGSCPFLLAGYEDGSVILWNLSGGKILSRLACHQEPVMSLDFDSEKTKGVSGSSEEVLTVWSLDEQQNLKVQKTHKLVNAGIADVAIRQDKKILATAGWDHRIRIFGWKKLKPLAILDYHTATVHCVSFSDHSRPSERLLAAGSKDHRISIWSIYNQTSGALHCPLETRKPD; encoded by the exons ATGGCTCTTCCACCTCCAGACCCACAGTTTGTTCTACGGGGTACTAGTGCTGAAGTCCATACTCTACATTTTTATTGTGGAGGCCAAGAACCCGATTACCCCATTCTCTTCTCTGG GTCTTCCAATGGGCTGATCCATGTCTGGAACCTGAAGACACGCAGGGTCGATACAATTCTAGATGGCCATGGAGGAAAATCTGTGTACTGGGTGGAAGCAATCTATGGCAGAGACAGGCTCCTCAG CCAGGGTCGTAACCAAAAGATCTGCCTCTGGGATTTGGCAGAAGGAAGGAACACAGTGACAGATTCTGTTTTCACTGAGAACGTGGGATTCTGCAAATGTTCACTGCTGAAGGTGGCACAGGGACATTGGCTAATGGCCATGCCAGGAAAAGACCTAGATGAG CCTGACTTTGGTTCATGTCCTTTTCTTCTGGCTGGCTACGAGGACGGATCAGTGATTCTGTGGAATTTATCAGGGGGAAAAATATTAAGCCGACTTGCTTGCCACCAGGAGCCAGTGATGAGCCTTGACTTTGACTCTGAAAAGACGAAGGGGGTCTCGGGCTCATCTGAGGAGGTGCTTACCGTCTGGAGCCTCGATGAGCAGCAGAATTTAAAG GTTCAGAAAACACACAAACTCGTCAATGCTGGGATTGCTGATGTTGCCATCCGCCAGGACAAGAAGATCCTGGCAACAGCAGGGTGGGATCATCGTATCAGGATCTTTGGCTGGAAGAAACTGAAGCCCTTGGCAATACTGGACTACCACACAGCAACTGTCCACTGTGTATCCTTCTCAGATCACAGTAGGCCAAGTGAAAGACTGCTGGCAGCTGGCTCAAAAGATCACCGCATTAGTATCTGGTCAATCTATAATCAAACCTCAGGTGCTTTGCACTGTCCTTTGGAAACTAGAAAGCCGGACTGA
- the GNB1L gene encoding guanine nucleotide-binding protein subunit beta-like protein 1 isoform X4 yields the protein MALPPPDPQFVLRGTSAEVHTLHFYCGGQEPDYPILFSGSSNGLIHVWNLKTRRVDTILDGHGGKSVYWVEAIYGRDRLLSQGRNQKICLWDLAEGRNTVTDSVFTENVGFCKCSLLKVAQGHWLMAMPGKDLDEVQVLELPSKTSVCTLKPEADAKPGMPMCLKLWQPDFGSCPFLLAGYEDGSVILWNLSGGKILSRLACHQEPVMSLDFDSEKTKGVSGSSEEVLTVWSLDEQQNLKDISISCLILYGGCRKHMSGSENTQTRQCWDC from the exons ATGGCTCTTCCACCTCCAGACCCACAGTTTGTTCTACGGGGTACTAGTGCTGAAGTCCATACTCTACATTTTTATTGTGGAGGCCAAGAACCCGATTACCCCATTCTCTTCTCTGG GTCTTCCAATGGGCTGATCCATGTCTGGAACCTGAAGACACGCAGGGTCGATACAATTCTAGATGGCCATGGAGGAAAATCTGTGTACTGGGTGGAAGCAATCTATGGCAGAGACAGGCTCCTCAG CCAGGGTCGTAACCAAAAGATCTGCCTCTGGGATTTGGCAGAAGGAAGGAACACAGTGACAGATTCTGTTTTCACTGAGAACGTGGGATTCTGCAAATGTTCACTGCTGAAGGTGGCACAGGGACATTGGCTAATGGCCATGCCAGGAAAAGACCTAGATGAG GTTCAGGTTTTGGAGCTGCCATCCAAGACATCAGTCTGTACCTTGAAGCCAGAGGCGGATGCCAAACCGGGCATGCCCATGTGTCTGAAGCTATGGCAG CCTGACTTTGGTTCATGTCCTTTTCTTCTGGCTGGCTACGAGGACGGATCAGTGATTCTGTGGAATTTATCAGGGGGAAAAATATTAAGCCGACTTGCTTGCCACCAGGAGCCAGTGATGAGCCTTGACTTTGACTCTGAAAAGACGAAGGGGGTCTCGGGCTCATCTGAGGAGGTGCTTACCGTCTGGAGCCTCGATGAGCAGCAGAATTTAAAG GACATCTccatctcctgtcttattttgtATGGTGGATGCAGAAAGCACATGTCAG GTTCAGAAAACACACAAACTCGTCAATGCTGGGATTGCTGA